A region of Oncorhynchus kisutch isolate 150728-3 linkage group LG29, Okis_V2, whole genome shotgun sequence DNA encodes the following proteins:
- the LOC109873749 gene encoding uncharacterized protein LOC109873749 has protein sequence MSDSETIETAALGRPFQLGMLYDCRRDVLIPGITLWDSEMLQKDINVSTQPNTDFKIFASDSSEAKSEALNVSASLEASFLGGLVSVKGSAEFLHDKKTSKHQSRVSLQYRTTTHFEQLTMDHLGAGNVKHCNVFREGSATHVVTAILYGAQAFFVFDREVSSGENHQDIQGNLQATIKKIPLITIEGQASLKMSEEEKQQANTFSCTFHGDFALENNPVTFEDATRLYAGLPRLLGEKGEHAVPMTVWLYPLKNLDSAAAQLVRQISVSLVCRAQRILDGLDNTDVLFRDLMMEGMAIKFPEIKAKLSKFRDLCSEYKLVFQKGLCKVLPNIRGGGMEEEELIKMLNSKERSPFQNDLMITYLDDREREMNVVSSYLDIMKEVQVVYSSSELDGIVLGQAKDHVVCFAFSSLKDKDEYLVDLENYLLEESKSDSSVIPYDPNAVGKSAAEKWFRSGEVTTLTRQIIQLFLDFKESNKDRENIAFCIASIPSKCITASSIHVYERGTLLSPQFELPSKPGVPTIKSLEHDCVHLQINPPHLGVKSVESYQVLYQAVQAESEWTEIKADATTNQVTIRRLNPYKDYRFSCRAVCRPGVSLSSDWTEYSRTRPCSPPGPPTEKNLEYESIRVNWDIPTMVGDDVEVIGYETDYREYAKSVDNKMWHTIKTTTRECTLEGLKPETAYSVRVSANCGEAGKSLPSPEAVLTTIRASDAQPKRSQSTGARSEEFLKKSEKVKKGNPSIYRLNLEQKLDVMERFEQYTFGGKVEKGNNKVILLLGSTGAGKTTLVNVMINYILGVKWEDHYRFKLIHEVTNRSQAESQTSIVTSYELYNQPGFQIPYSLTIIDTPGFGDTRGMAHDKLITQQVKEFLCNPLGIDHIDAVCFVVQASLARLSANQKYIFDSILSIFGKDIADNILMLVTFADGKDIPVLEAIQAADLPCKKNNKGLPTHFKFNNSVLLSQKIEEDISSEGDGSEDDNEEGLEKIVWRSTFKQMKAFFKALESNESKDLTMTKKVLEERERLEKAMTRLTPQITAGLSKLNEIKMFEQCLQNEDENMKQNQDFETEVEVLVAKRTKLSCFATNCIVCKFTCHTSCFLPNEDDTKKCAVMDGYGNCVMCPGNCSYLNHDKEKALWTYETKTEKKTIKELKDNFMKAQGKFMNNKQMLEKIEDEYIVIEDKLKYLIKLSSNCLKRLNEIALKPSSLSTVEYIEILIRTEEDQRKPGFEDRIVGLKKMKYESELLEKMARGEELLPDERRKVKEKQDRLQKITKRLNQMQKVVRDWPGKK, from the exons ATGTCTGACTCTGAGACCATTGAGACAGCCGCTCTGGGCCGACCATTCCAGCTGGGGATGCTGTATGACTGTCGCAGGGATGTCCTCATTCCAG GTATCACACTCTGGGATTCTGAAATGCTACAGAAAGACATAAATGTCTCTACACAACCTAACACTGATTTCAAAATCTTTGCTTCCGACTCAAGTGAAGCCAAGTCAGAAGCTTTGAATGTGTCTGCATCTCTGGAGGCCAGTTTCCTTGGTGGCTTAGTCAGTGTGAAGGGTTCTGCTGAATTCCTACATGATAAAAAGACCTCAAAGCATCAGTCTAGGGTTTCTCTGCAGTACCGTACCACCACTCACTTCGAGCAGCTGACCATGGACCACCTGGGGGCAGGAAATGTGAAACACTGTAATGTCTTCCGAGAGGGTTCTGCCACACATGTGGTGACTGCCATTCTCTACGGTGCACAAGCCTTCTTTGTTTTTGACCGTGAGGTTTCCTCAGGAGAAAACCACCAGGATATTCAGGGAAACCTGCAGGCCACAATAAAGAAGATTCCCCTCATAACAATAGAAGGGCAGGCATCACTGAAGATGAGCGAGGAAGAGAAGCAACAGGCCAATACATTCAGCTGCACTTTCCATGGTGATTTTGCACTAGAAAACAACCCTGTCACATTTGAAGATGCCACCAGGCTGTATGCCGGCCTGCCACGTCTGTTAGGGGAAAAGGGAGAACATGCTGTGCCCATGACTGTCTGGCTCTATCCTCTCAAGAACCTGGACTCTGCAGCGGCCCAGCTAGTCAGGCAGATCAGTGTTAGCCTGGTGTGTCGCGCACAGCGAATCTTAGATGGGCTGGACAACACTGATGTACTATTCCGGGACTTGATGATGGAAGGCATGGCTATCAAGTTCCCTGAAATCAAAGCCAAGCTCAGCAAGTTCAGGGACTTGTGCTCAGAGTACAAGCTGGTTTTCCAGAAAGGTCTTTGCAAGGTTCTTCCCAAcataagaggaggaggaatggaagaaGAAGAGCTGATAAAAATGCTCAACAGTAAGGAACGCTCTCCATTCCAGAATGACCTTATGATCACGTAcctggatgacagagagagagagatgaatgttGTCAGCTCTTACCTTGACATAATGAAAGAGGTACAAGTTGTGTACTCAAGTAGTGAATTGGATGGAATAGTGCTTGGTCAAGCTAAAGATCATGTAGTGTGCTTTGCATTCTCCTCTTTGAAGGACAAAGATGAGTATTTGGTAGACTTGGAGAACTACTTGCTGGAAGAATCAAAGAGTGATTCTTCAGTGATACCATACGACCCCAACGCAGTTGGGAAATCAGCAGCAGAAAAGTGGTTTCGCTCGGGGGAGGTAACCACCCTAACCAGGCAAATCATACAACTGTTCCTAGACTTCAAAGAGTCAAACAAAGACAGAGAAAATATTGCATTCTGCATTGCATCGATTCCAAGCAAATGCATCACTGCATCCTCCATCCATGTCTATGAGAGAGGGACACTGTTGAGTCCCCAGTTTGAACTACCATCAAAGCCAGGTGTCCCCACCATCAAGAGTCTGGAGCATGACTGTGTCCACCTTCAAATCAACCCTCCCCACCTTGGCGTCAAGTCTGTGGAGTCGTACCAGGTTTTGTACCAGGCTGTGCAGGCTGAATCTGAGTGGACAGAGATCAAAGCTGATGCTACCACTAACCAGGTCACCATCAGACGTTTGAACCCCTATAAAGACTATCGCTTCAGCTGCAGGGCGGTGTGTAGACCTGGTGTGAGCCTCTCCAGTGACTGGACAGAATACTCCAGGACCCGACCATGTAGCCCCCCTGGACCACCCACAGAGAAAAACCTGGAATATGAAAGTATCAGAGTGAACTGGGACATTCCTACCATGGTGGGAGACGATGTTGAAGTCATAGGCTATGAGACTGACTACAGAGAGTATGCGAAGTCTGTTGACAATAAGATGTGGCACACCATCAAAACCACCACCAGAGAGTGCACACTGGAAGGTCTAAAGCCTGAAACTGCATACAGTGTCAGAGTCTCTGCTAACTGTGGCGAAGCAGGGAAGAGTCTACCCAGTCCTGAGGCAGTGCTGACTACCATCAGGGCTTCTGACGCCCAACCGAAGAGGAGCCAATCAACAGGAGCAAGAAGTGAGGAATTTCTGAAGAAATCAGAGAAGGTTAAGAAAGGCAACCCGTCAATCTATAGGCTGAATCTGGAACAGAAGTTGGATGTAATGGAACGTTTTGAACAGTACACATTTGGAGGGAAAGTTGAGAAAGGGAATAACAAGGTAATCCTGCTTCTGGGGTCCACGGGTGCAGGAAAAACCACTCTGGTCAATGTCATGATCAACTACATTCTCGGGGTGAAGTGGGAAGATCACTACCGCTTTAAGCTCATCCATGAGGTGACCAACAGGTCACAGGCTGAGAGCCAGACTTCAATCGTAACATCATACGAGCTCTACAACCAGCCAGGCTTTCAGATTCCGTATTCTCTGACCATTATTGACACACCAGGGTTCGGAGACACTAGAGGAATGGCACATGATAAACTAATCACACAGCAAGTTAAGGAATTCTTGTGTAATCCTTTAGGGATTGATCACATTGATGCAGTCTGCTTTGTAGTGCAGGCATCCCTTGCTCGTCTCAGTGCCAATCAGAAATACATATTTGACTCCATCCTGTCAATTTTTGGAAAGGACATTGCTGATAACATCCTGATGCTTGTGACATTTGCTGATGGGAAGGACATACCTGTGCTGGAGGCCATCCAAGCTGCGGACCTtccctgtaaaaaaaataataagggACTCCCAACCCATTTCAAATTCAACAATTCAGTTCTGCTCTCTCAGAAAATAGAAGAAGACATAAGCTCTGAAGGAGATGGTTCAGAGGATGATAATGAGGAAGGACTAGAGAAGATTGTCTGGAGGTCAACTTTTAAGCAGATGAAAGCTTTCTTCAAAGCCTTGGAAAGCAATGAGAGCAAAGATCTAACAATGACCAAGAAAGTGTTGGAAGAACGTGAGCGTTTGGAGAAGGCCATGACACGATTGACCCCTCAGATCACAGCAGGTTTGTCAAAGCTGAATGAGATCAAAATGTTCGAACAGTGCCTGCAGAACGAGGACGAGAACATGAAACAGAACCAAGACTttgagacagaggtagaggtCCTAGTTGCGAAGAGGACCAAATTAAGTTGTTTTGCTACAAACTGCATTGTTTGCAAGTTCACATGCCACACCAGCTGCTTTCTGCCTAACGAGGATGACACCAAAAAATGTGCCGTGATGGATGGTTATGGTAACTGTGTCATGTGTCCAGGAAACTGCTCTTACCTTAACCACGACAAGGAAAAAGCCTTATGGACATATGAAACTAAGACAGAGAAAAAGACCATTAAAGAGTTGAAGGACAACTTCATGAAGGCACAGGGCAAGTTTATGAACAACAAGCAGATGCTGGAGAAGATTGAGGATGAGTACATTGTAATCGAGGACAAGCTGAAATACTTGATCAAGCTGTCCTCCAATTGTCTTAAGAGGCTGAATGAGATTGCACTGAAGCCAAGCTCTCTCTCCACTGTGGAGTACATCGAGATACTCATTCGCACTGAAGAGGACCAACGCAAGCCAGGCTTCGAAGATCGCATCGTAGGGTTGAAGAAAATGAAATATGAGTCTGAGCTTCTAGAGAAGATGGCAAGAGGAGAGGAACTACTCCCCGATGAGCGACGCAAGGTTAAGGAGAAACAAGACAGACTGCAGAAGATCACAAAAAGACTCAACCAAATGCAGAAAGTAGTCAGAGATTGGCCAGGGAAGAAGTAG
- the nsrp1 gene encoding nuclear speckle splicing regulatory protein 1 → MYVYKPGYIAHVFCNHQIIFEGLIGAGSEGRVRLPTNLPQWFRDISRSKMAAPSKQYGLIIPQKRASKTVTLPRPSVFGDDSDEETSVGESLQKEALKKRMMKQTRLEMQKALEQDSSVYDYDGVYDDMQKQRLESSKKMLGGTDRKPKYINQLLQAVEDRKKEQERRDERKIQKEREAEGEQFADKEAYVTSAYRQKLKERQEELEKEKREAAMEAALDVKKQKDLSGFYRHLLNQTVGEEAIPDRSVPRDQSSKEVKTEAPSPPSSPPSQDHVPSSHSDSEEGQDQKAGFSKPAPGAKRHYRQRSPSSGSGEEEREKDREREKKRHKEGDRDQGRDRERVRERDREDRHDGRRDEKDGRKERDRDREEDRHGGRRDEKDGRKERDRSRGRRDKEREERHGKRERSPKDREKENGEKQRELDKDKGRERDKGREKERNRDGEKEKTIKTDGKDEKKEGEGGRRERGQRGRGRGRREREKKGKEGEGSERKGKEGEGSEGKGKEGSERKGKEGSEKGKEGSEKGKEGSEKEGEGSEKEKREEESKVSKFVKRSSEQTVTSARDRYLARQMARSATKTYIEKEED, encoded by the exons atgtatgtatataaacCTGGCTATATTGCACATGTTTTTTGTAACCATCAAATTATTTTTGAAGGCTTAATAGGGGCAGGATCAGAAGGCAGGGTTCGCTTGCCAACGAATCTGCCGCAGTGGTTCAGAGATATTTCAAGGAGTAAGATGGCGGCACCTAGTAAACA GTACGGCCTGATCATACCCCAGAAGAGAGCGTCTAAGACAGTCACCTTGCCCAGGCCCTCAGTGTTTGGGGATGACTCTGATGAAGAG ACCTCGGTTGGGGAGAGTTTGCAGAAGGAGGCTCTGAAGAAGAGGATGATGAAACAG acacGTCTGGAGATGCAGAAGGCTCTAGAGCAGGACAGCAGTGTGTATGACTACGATGGTGTCTATGATGACATGCAGAAACAGAGGCTGGAGAGCAGCAAGAAAATGCTGGGAGGAACCGACAGGAAG ccAAAATACATCAACCAGCTGCTACAAGCGGTGGAGGACAGGAAGAAGGAGCAGGAacggagagatgagaggaagattcagaaggagagagaggcggagggagagCAGTTTGCAGACAAGGAGGCTTACGTCACctcagcctacagacagaaactcaaggagagacaggaggagctgGAAAAAGAAAAGCGAGAGGCAGCGATGGAGG CTGCTCTGGATGTGAAGAAGCAGAAAGACCTGAGTGGTTTCTACAGACACCTGCTGAACCAGACCGTAGGAGAGGAGGCCATACCAGACCGCTCTGTACCGAG GGATCAGAGTTCAAAAGAAGTCAAGACAGAAGCGCCATCCCCACCGTCTTCACCTCCCTCACAAGACCACGTCCCCAGTTCCCATAGCGACAGCGAGGAGGGGCAGGATCAGAAGGCAGGGTTCAGTAAACCGGCCCCTGGTGCCAAACGCCACTACAGACAGAGGTCCCCTTCCTCtgggagtggagaagaggagcgagagaaggatagagagagagaaaagaagagacacaaagagggagacagagaccaaggaagggatagagagagggtcagagagagagacagggaggacaggcaTGATGGACGGAGAGATGAGAAGGATGGAagaaaggagagggatagagacagagaggaggacaggcatgGTGGACGGAGAGATGAGAAGGATGGAagaaaggagagggacaggagcaGGGGGAGgcgggataaagagagagaggagagacatgggaagagagaaaggagcccgaaagacagagagaaggagaacggggagaaacagagggagctAGACAAAGacaaggggagagaaagggacaagggcagggagaaagagaggaataggGATGGAGAAAAGGAGAAGACTATAAAAACCGACGGAAAGGAtgaaaagaaggagggagaggg gggaaggagggagaggggtcagagagggagaggaaggggaaggagggagaggg agaagaaggggaaggagggagaggggtcagagaggaaggggaaggagggagaggggtcagaggggaaggggaaggaggggtcagagaggaaggggaaggagggttcagagaaggggaaggagggttcagagaaggggaaggagggttcagagaaggagggagaggggtcagagaaggagaagagagaggaggagagtaaagTGAGTAAGTTTGTCAAGCGCAGCAGTGAGCAGACCGTGACCTCAGCCAGAGACAGATACCTGGCCAGACAGATGGCACGCTCAGCCACCAAGACGTACATAGAGAAGGAGGAggactga